One Rossellomorea aquimaris DNA window includes the following coding sequences:
- a CDS encoding IucA/IucC family C-terminal-domain containing protein: MNALTQEQWDTLKKYRFHREWDPAFKGEEASSFLRENDMKDYLSGRLSSIGTDDLKVAASLFMKRYAFIAAMGLMAMTYWNKKLNFNPENFILVDGEKNGLWMPQFYVKDASVTEFTSMEEKERFIQSIFHDHLNGVIQSLKKATKLSNLIQWENIAVYVFWIFENDDFLLTEGMRKHRDEQFRQLLSDENSQWFGRYHKNPLARYYSGKVNVEGVTENVRVRKTCCFSYRLENGERYRCKTCPQTCRLKRT; encoded by the coding sequence ATGAATGCCCTCACCCAGGAACAGTGGGACACTCTTAAGAAATATCGTTTTCATAGAGAGTGGGATCCTGCTTTTAAAGGGGAAGAAGCAAGTTCTTTCTTAAGGGAGAATGATATGAAAGATTATCTATCCGGCAGGCTTTCGTCAATCGGAACGGATGATCTTAAGGTAGCAGCTTCCTTATTCATGAAACGCTATGCTTTCATAGCAGCAATGGGTTTAATGGCGATGACGTATTGGAATAAGAAATTAAACTTCAATCCTGAAAACTTTATCCTGGTGGATGGGGAAAAGAATGGATTATGGATGCCTCAGTTTTATGTGAAAGATGCATCCGTTACTGAATTTACGTCCATGGAGGAAAAAGAGAGATTTATTCAGTCGATCTTTCACGATCATCTTAATGGAGTGATTCAGTCGTTAAAGAAAGCGACAAAGCTATCAAATCTTATACAGTGGGAAAATATCGCCGTATATGTTTTCTGGATTTTCGAGAATGATGATTTTCTTTTGACCGAAGGAATGAGAAAGCATCGTGACGAACAATTCCGCCAGCTGCTTTCCGATGAAAACAGTCAATGGTTCGGACGGTATCACAAAAATCCATTGGCACGTTACTATAGTGGAAAAGTAAATGTAGAAGGTGTAACGGAAAACGTTCGTGTTCGTAAAACGTGCTGCTTCTCCTATAGACTGGAAAATGGGGAGCGGTATCGCTGTAAAACATGTCCACAAACCTGTCGATTGAAAAGGACATAG
- a CDS encoding ABC transporter ATP-binding protein — protein MSDILQTKDLTLSYGERTIIDELNIDIPKGEISVFIGGNGCGKSTLLRSIARLLKPKQGSVLLDGEAISRLSTKEVARKMAILPQSPTAPEGLTVLQLVKQGRYPHQTWLKQWSHKDEEIVQDALKATKMEELQHRKVDELSGGQRQRAWIALTLAQDTDIILLDEPTTYLDMTHQIEILDLLFELNEKEQRTIVMVLHDLNLACRYAHNIVAIRDKQIYAQGKPEDVISCELVKNVFDMDCQVSRDPLFGTPLCIPFGKGRCILNAVGETG, from the coding sequence ATGAGTGACATTTTACAAACGAAGGATTTAACTCTATCTTACGGGGAACGAACGATTATTGATGAACTGAATATTGACATTCCAAAAGGGGAGATTTCTGTCTTCATCGGCGGAAATGGCTGCGGTAAATCCACTCTTCTTCGTTCCATTGCCAGATTACTTAAGCCCAAACAAGGTTCGGTTCTGTTGGATGGGGAAGCAATCTCTCGTTTATCAACGAAAGAAGTCGCTCGTAAAATGGCCATTCTTCCTCAATCGCCAACGGCTCCTGAGGGATTGACCGTCCTGCAGCTGGTAAAGCAAGGTCGGTATCCTCACCAAACCTGGCTCAAGCAGTGGTCCCATAAGGATGAAGAAATTGTCCAGGACGCACTGAAGGCAACGAAGATGGAGGAACTGCAGCACCGGAAAGTGGATGAACTCTCCGGGGGGCAGAGACAGCGTGCCTGGATTGCGTTGACATTAGCGCAAGACACAGACATCATTCTGTTGGATGAACCGACTACCTATCTTGATATGACCCATCAAATTGAGATTCTTGATTTATTATTCGAACTCAACGAGAAAGAACAGCGAACCATCGTCATGGTCCTTCACGATCTGAATTTAGCCTGTCGCTATGCTCATAATATTGTCGCCATCCGTGATAAGCAAATTTATGCCCAAGGGAAGCCTGAAGATGTAATTAGCTGTGAACTCGTGAAGAATGTATTTGATATGGATTGTCAGGTGTCCCGAGATCCATTGTTCGGCACTCCGCTTTGTATCCCATTTGGTAAAGGCCGTTGCATTCTGAATGCTGTGGGTGAGACGGGATGA
- a CDS encoding iron ABC transporter permease produces MNRFMGKRWLQDRVSMLVDISAMKKIMILGIITVLVLIMSTGIGDLKIAPWKVVSVFFGGGTSLEQLVVTSFRLPRIIIALLAGMALAVAGGILQGMIRNPLASPDIIGITGGAGAAVVAFLTVFSNDDNTLMVSIKWLPVAAFTGAAVIAFLVYFLAWRKGVSPVRLVLIGIGISALTQALTTLLMILGPIYRASQANIWITGTVNGSDWQDVWILLPWSLVFILLSFFITRQLNIQELGEEIATSVGGNVQRQRFLLLLMSTALVGGAVAFAGGIGFVGLMAPHMARRMVGSSFGALLPTAAFIGGILVMVADLIGRTLFLPLEVPAGVFTAAIGAPYFIYLLFKTRNS; encoded by the coding sequence ATGAATAGATTTATGGGAAAACGCTGGCTTCAGGACCGGGTTTCTATGCTTGTTGATATATCAGCAATGAAGAAAATCATGATATTAGGCATCATCACTGTACTCGTCCTTATTATGAGTACGGGAATAGGTGATTTAAAAATAGCACCATGGAAGGTCGTAAGCGTCTTCTTTGGGGGTGGAACAAGTTTAGAACAGCTTGTTGTTACGTCGTTTCGACTTCCAAGGATTATCATTGCCTTGTTAGCCGGGATGGCATTGGCCGTTGCAGGGGGGATTTTACAGGGAATGATTCGAAATCCTTTGGCTTCTCCCGACATCATCGGGATTACTGGGGGTGCAGGAGCAGCTGTGGTCGCTTTTCTGACCGTTTTCAGCAACGATGATAATACCTTGATGGTCAGCATTAAATGGCTTCCTGTTGCTGCATTTACAGGGGCAGCAGTCATTGCCTTTTTAGTTTATTTCTTAGCATGGCGCAAAGGGGTATCTCCTGTTAGGCTTGTCTTGATTGGAATCGGAATTTCAGCTCTGACACAAGCTTTGACAACACTTCTTATGATACTCGGCCCTATTTATAGAGCAAGTCAGGCCAACATTTGGATAACGGGTACCGTGAACGGATCGGATTGGCAGGACGTATGGATCCTGCTTCCGTGGAGCTTGGTCTTTATCCTGTTAAGCTTCTTTATAACCCGACAATTAAATATTCAGGAACTTGGGGAAGAAATCGCGACAAGTGTTGGAGGGAACGTTCAGAGACAACGCTTTTTACTTCTCCTAATGTCAACGGCTCTAGTGGGTGGAGCGGTTGCCTTTGCAGGGGGGATCGGCTTTGTAGGTTTGATGGCCCCTCATATGGCAAGACGTATGGTAGGATCATCTTTTGGAGCATTACTTCCGACTGCCGCTTTTATAGGTGGAATTCTGGTGATGGTGGCAGATCTGATCGGCCGAACATTATTCTTGCCTCTGGAAGTCCCGGCTGGTGTATTTACTGCAGCGATCGGAGCACCTTATTTTATCTATCTATTATTTAAAACAAGAAATTCTTAA
- a CDS encoding iron ABC transporter permease: MKTQKQLILFIGTIFFLILCIGISIVYGYTDTSWRIAFEAFTNPDGSTEHIVLETIRLPRALIAATVGASLAISGVLMQTLTKNPLASPGIFGINAGGAFMVVVAVTLFGVTNLQSFTWLAFLGAGLAAVGVYVISSVGNNGLTPMKLTLAGAAITAMFASFTQGLLVLNEAALEQVLFWLAGSVQGRNLDILTGVFPYIVAGWILALMLAGKMNILAMGEDVAKGLGLKTALIKFIALLVVVLLAGGSVAIAGPIGFIGIVIPHLARKIIGVDHRWLIPYSGLLGAILLLAADIGARYIIMPQEVPVGVMTAIIGAPFFVYVARKGF, from the coding sequence ATGAAAACTCAAAAACAACTTATTCTGTTTATAGGAACCATTTTCTTTCTCATATTGTGTATTGGAATCAGCATTGTATACGGGTATACGGATACGTCTTGGAGAATAGCGTTTGAAGCGTTTACCAACCCCGATGGTTCGACTGAACATATTGTACTTGAGACGATCCGATTACCACGGGCACTTATTGCTGCGACAGTAGGAGCATCCCTCGCAATTTCGGGTGTCTTGATGCAGACCTTGACCAAGAATCCGTTAGCATCTCCCGGTATTTTCGGGATTAATGCCGGTGGTGCCTTTATGGTGGTAGTGGCGGTTACGTTATTTGGCGTAACCAATCTTCAATCCTTCACATGGCTGGCATTTTTAGGAGCAGGACTGGCTGCCGTCGGAGTCTATGTCATCAGCTCCGTTGGAAATAACGGGTTGACTCCCATGAAGTTGACGTTAGCAGGGGCTGCCATCACAGCGATGTTCGCTTCATTCACACAGGGATTACTTGTATTGAATGAAGCGGCTTTAGAGCAGGTATTATTCTGGCTTGCAGGATCCGTTCAAGGGCGGAACCTCGACATTTTAACCGGGGTATTCCCTTATATAGTGGCAGGCTGGATCCTTGCTCTCATGTTAGCAGGTAAAATGAATATACTTGCTATGGGAGAAGATGTTGCCAAAGGGCTGGGACTCAAAACAGCCTTGATTAAATTTATCGCCTTACTTGTGGTCGTTCTGCTCGCTGGAGGATCCGTAGCCATTGCAGGACCAATAGGATTTATTGGAATCGTCATCCCCCATCTTGCGAGAAAAATCATCGGGGTGGATCATCGCTGGCTGATCCCATACTCAGGATTGCTAGGAGCGATTTTACTATTGGCAGCTGACATTGGAGCCCGTTACATCATCATGCCCCAGGAGGTGCCGGTTGGTGTTATGACAGCCATTATTGGTGCACCATTCTTCGTGTACGTTGCAAGGAAGGGGTTTTAA
- a CDS encoding iron-siderophore ABC transporter substrate-binding protein, producing MKLRSLLSLLLIASLLFLAACGNKEEEKEGSASNDDKKEESYTVEHAMGTTEIEGTPKKVVILTNEGTEALLSMDVTPVGAVQSWTGDPWYDHIADDMKDVEVVGTESELNMEAIAKLQPDLIIGNKMRQEEQYNQLKDIAPTVMAETLRGNWKENFELYAKAVNKEEKGQEVLTQYDQRIEDLKGKLGDKLNQEVSMVRFLAGDVRIYHKDSFSGVILDQLGFARPEGQDVDDFAEKGVTKERIPAMDGDVLFYFTYETGDGEANKLAEEWLNDPLFQNLEVAKQDKVYEVSDAIWNTAGGVMAANAMLDDIEKFFLEQE from the coding sequence ATGAAATTAAGAAGCTTATTATCATTATTACTCATCGCTTCTCTTCTATTTTTAGCTGCTTGCGGTAATAAAGAAGAGGAAAAAGAGGGTTCTGCAAGTAACGATGATAAAAAAGAAGAATCTTATACAGTGGAACACGCAATGGGTACGACTGAAATCGAAGGGACTCCTAAGAAGGTTGTCATCCTTACTAATGAAGGAACAGAGGCTCTTCTCTCAATGGACGTGACCCCTGTCGGTGCCGTACAATCCTGGACAGGAGATCCATGGTACGATCATATTGCCGACGACATGAAAGATGTTGAAGTAGTCGGAACTGAAAGTGAATTAAACATGGAAGCTATTGCTAAACTTCAGCCGGATCTTATTATCGGGAACAAAATGCGTCAAGAAGAACAATACAATCAGCTGAAAGACATCGCTCCTACGGTTATGGCTGAAACATTAAGAGGTAATTGGAAAGAAAACTTTGAGTTATACGCTAAAGCAGTAAACAAAGAAGAAAAAGGTCAGGAAGTATTAACCCAGTACGACCAGCGAATTGAAGATCTTAAAGGTAAGCTTGGAGACAAATTAAACCAGGAAGTATCTATGGTCCGCTTTTTAGCAGGTGACGTACGTATCTATCATAAAGATTCATTCTCAGGTGTGATACTGGATCAATTAGGATTTGCCCGTCCTGAAGGTCAGGATGTTGACGACTTTGCTGAAAAAGGTGTGACGAAAGAGCGAATCCCTGCGATGGATGGAGATGTGTTATTCTACTTCACATATGAAACGGGCGATGGAGAAGCGAACAAGCTTGCTGAAGAGTGGCTGAACGATCCTCTATTCCAAAACCTTGAAGTAGCAAAACAAGATAAAGTGTATGAAGTAAGCGATGCTATTTGGAACACTGCTGGTGGCGTCATGGCAGCAAATGCGATGCTTGATGATATCGAAAAGTTTTTCCTGGAGCAGGAATAA
- a CDS encoding spore germination protein: MFPFFRNKKNTDNTKKKQTYENFKQEAEKSADYKQAFYQNPHTGAKFSLHFITTLIDGKILQEDVLPSLLSKDFHSFDDLKTLVPVLDIEVSNDEAQIEQKLFNGYTLLTMDASNRKFAFIATKNEMGRKVSQPEVEFSVVGPKEAFVESLSDNLNLLRKRLPIKELLVEEFNMGKLTHTRVALVYLDGLVDEANVNTMRQRLRAVDFDQIMDSSFIEQLIADNSNSPFPQLLDSERPDRVASVLVEGKLAVMVDGSPHALIGPTTLVEFFNAYEDYFLNFSIASFLRLVRVFAVAFSILITPVYVAALTYHYELIPKDLMATLVTSRQEIPLPPILEALFLELTIELLREAGARLPTKVGQTIGIVGGIVIGTASVEAGITSNVLLILVALAALASFTTPVYRMGNTIRLLRFPFLLFAQLWGLLGIVFCFCLLMGHLLQLTSLGRPFLEPLYPPRMKDLKDALIRFPFSKQAGRPEYLRTKKPYRFRPSEGKKKLDIDE, from the coding sequence ATGTTTCCATTCTTTAGAAATAAGAAAAACACCGATAACACGAAGAAAAAACAGACCTACGAAAACTTTAAGCAGGAAGCTGAGAAATCAGCCGACTATAAACAAGCCTTTTATCAGAACCCTCATACAGGGGCAAAATTCAGTCTGCATTTCATTACCACCCTGATTGATGGGAAAATCCTGCAGGAGGATGTTCTTCCCTCCTTACTTTCAAAAGACTTTCATTCATTTGATGATTTAAAGACGTTGGTTCCTGTCCTGGATATAGAAGTATCCAACGATGAAGCACAAATTGAACAAAAGCTTTTTAACGGATATACCTTGTTAACGATGGATGCCTCCAACCGGAAATTTGCCTTCATCGCTACGAAAAATGAAATGGGAAGAAAGGTTTCCCAACCGGAAGTGGAGTTCAGTGTGGTTGGTCCTAAAGAGGCCTTTGTAGAATCACTCAGTGACAACCTGAACCTTCTCCGTAAACGTCTTCCCATTAAAGAACTGCTGGTGGAAGAATTTAATATGGGAAAACTGACTCACACGAGGGTCGCCCTGGTTTATCTTGATGGATTGGTGGATGAAGCCAATGTGAATACGATGCGGCAACGTTTACGAGCCGTGGATTTTGATCAAATCATGGATAGTTCATTTATTGAACAGCTCATTGCCGATAATAGTAATTCCCCTTTCCCCCAACTTTTGGATTCAGAACGGCCGGATCGAGTCGCTTCTGTACTGGTAGAAGGGAAGTTGGCCGTGATGGTGGATGGATCGCCTCACGCATTGATTGGACCCACGACTCTCGTTGAGTTCTTTAATGCCTATGAGGATTATTTCTTGAATTTCTCGATCGCCTCATTCCTGCGTCTAGTACGTGTTTTTGCAGTAGCATTCTCGATATTGATTACACCCGTATATGTTGCTGCGTTGACGTATCATTATGAACTCATACCAAAGGATCTTATGGCCACTCTTGTAACATCCAGACAAGAAATCCCTTTGCCTCCTATATTAGAGGCGTTATTTCTAGAATTAACGATTGAATTATTGCGTGAGGCAGGAGCCCGCCTTCCAACCAAAGTTGGCCAAACCATCGGTATCGTTGGAGGGATCGTCATTGGGACCGCATCCGTTGAGGCAGGGATTACGAGTAACGTACTGCTCATTTTAGTTGCCCTTGCTGCGCTTGCTTCCTTTACGACTCCCGTATACCGCATGGGTAATACGATCCGCTTGCTCCGATTCCCCTTCTTGTTGTTCGCACAACTATGGGGATTATTAGGCATTGTTTTCTGTTTCTGTTTACTTATGGGACATTTATTACAATTAACTTCCTTGGGAAGACCGTTTCTGGAGCCACTCTATCCACCGAGAATGAAGGACCTGAAAGACGCTCTAATCAGGTTCCCTTTCAGTAAACAAGCAGGGCGACCAGAATATTTAAGAACGAAGAAACCATACAGATTCCGTCCATCTGAAGGAAAGAAGAAGCTGGATATAGACGAATAA
- a CDS encoding GerAB/ArcD/ProY family transporter yields MQTIPDRRKISPFLVFFLIHSIQVGAGVLGFQRIISMNAGYDGWISVILAGILTHVLMFLMYLILEKSGGDLVSAHTLAFGKWIGNIFNLLFALYFSLLVITIMRTYIEVLQVWMYPRLSTFMFAFFFLILVYYIVNGGVRTIAGTAFFGTVLPSYLILTFAFTFKYADFRNILPVFDHTIKDILISTKNMSLTYLGYEAILMLYPYIKDAKKSQKYAHWGLFTTTTIYTLIAIISFAFFSQKQLEKTVWATLSMWKIVEMPFVERFEYIGIANWCLVILPNVCISLWCASRTIKRMTPLRHRHALIIICILCLCTLTFITDRKQVNFLNTVSGQIGFYFNFFYIPALLVLVTIMKKVRQKR; encoded by the coding sequence ATGCAAACCATTCCAGATAGAAGAAAAATATCCCCTTTCCTTGTTTTCTTTCTCATACATTCAATACAAGTCGGGGCAGGTGTTCTGGGGTTCCAACGAATCATTTCGATGAATGCGGGGTATGATGGTTGGATTTCTGTCATCCTCGCAGGTATCCTTACTCATGTTCTCATGTTCCTTATGTACCTTATTTTAGAAAAATCTGGAGGGGACCTTGTATCTGCTCATACTTTGGCTTTCGGGAAGTGGATTGGAAATATATTCAACTTATTATTTGCCCTCTACTTCAGTTTACTGGTGATAACGATTATGAGGACGTATATCGAGGTATTGCAAGTTTGGATGTATCCGCGATTAAGTACGTTTATGTTTGCATTTTTCTTCTTGATCCTTGTCTATTATATTGTGAATGGTGGAGTCCGTACCATTGCAGGTACCGCATTTTTTGGAACTGTACTACCCAGTTATCTGATCTTAACCTTTGCATTTACATTTAAATACGCAGATTTCCGAAACATTTTACCGGTATTTGATCACACCATCAAAGATATTTTAATCTCCACAAAAAATATGTCACTTACTTATCTCGGATACGAAGCCATACTGATGCTTTATCCTTATATTAAAGATGCTAAAAAGTCTCAGAAATATGCTCATTGGGGGCTATTTACAACCACAACCATATACACCTTAATCGCCATCATTTCTTTTGCTTTTTTCAGTCAAAAGCAATTAGAAAAGACCGTTTGGGCCACCCTTTCTATGTGGAAAATCGTTGAAATGCCCTTTGTTGAACGTTTTGAATATATTGGAATCGCCAATTGGTGCTTAGTGATTCTGCCCAACGTGTGCATATCTCTCTGGTGTGCCAGCAGGACCATTAAGCGTATGACTCCTTTACGACATCGTCATGCCTTGATCATCATTTGTATTCTCTGTTTATGCACCTTAACTTTTATCACTGACCGAAAACAGGTTAATTTCTTGAATACAGTTTCAGGACAAATCGGTTTCTATTTCAACTTTTTTTACATACCTGCTCTTTTAGTACTGGTGACTATCATGAAGAAGGTGAGACAAAAACGATGA
- a CDS encoding Ger(x)C family spore germination protein, which translates to MKQLSLIILLICSLFLSGCVEKEILDDLYVETGKAYDYVGENKMRGTALFPIYLSDKSIQNGTLSAEASSTREVLEKLERRAQQPLVRGSLDVVLIGEKLAEKGIIDVGDSLQRDASVGARVYITVVEGEAGELIKGNYGLRGNGTYISNLITHNITRRELPETNLHLFLFDYFQDGKTPYLPILKQLSNDSVAITGIALFDKDKMVKKISAMDMFFFKLLVDKFAEGSHVIKMGKKPGTAEKTVEASVTSLISKHKIIIKHKADPVEVTMRIKVRGIVREYTGKKLTPDKVGEVEKKMEKDIERKCLAMLKDFQELGIDPVGIGQNQKHGVRGFDLKEWKESIYPRVRFNVDAKVQILEAGTVE; encoded by the coding sequence ATGAAACAACTTTCCTTGATCATTTTACTCATTTGTTCTCTTTTCCTATCAGGATGCGTAGAAAAGGAGATTCTCGACGATTTATATGTTGAAACCGGAAAAGCTTATGATTATGTAGGAGAGAATAAAATGAGAGGAACAGCTCTGTTCCCCATTTATTTATCCGATAAATCCATCCAAAACGGAACGCTGTCTGCAGAAGCATCATCCACGCGGGAAGTGCTGGAGAAATTAGAAAGAAGAGCCCAACAGCCTCTTGTAAGAGGAAGCTTGGATGTCGTATTGATAGGAGAAAAGCTGGCTGAAAAAGGAATCATCGATGTTGGAGACTCCCTGCAAAGAGACGCCAGTGTTGGGGCAAGGGTATATATAACGGTCGTAGAAGGCGAAGCAGGCGAACTCATCAAAGGGAACTATGGCTTAAGAGGAAATGGAACGTATATTTCCAACTTAATCACACACAACATCACCCGAAGAGAATTGCCAGAAACAAACCTGCATTTGTTTCTATTCGATTATTTTCAAGACGGAAAAACACCCTATCTCCCAATACTAAAGCAACTCTCTAATGACAGTGTAGCCATTACAGGTATTGCCCTTTTCGATAAAGACAAAATGGTCAAAAAGATTTCTGCTATGGATATGTTTTTCTTTAAATTATTAGTGGATAAATTTGCTGAAGGAAGCCATGTCATCAAAATGGGGAAAAAGCCTGGTACTGCCGAAAAAACCGTTGAGGCTTCAGTAACAAGCCTGATTTCAAAGCACAAGATTATCATCAAACATAAAGCTGATCCTGTTGAAGTGACAATGAGAATCAAGGTTAGGGGAATTGTCAGAGAGTATACCGGAAAAAAATTGACACCTGATAAAGTGGGAGAGGTTGAGAAAAAAATGGAAAAGGATATCGAGAGAAAATGCTTAGCCATGCTGAAGGATTTTCAGGAATTAGGCATCGACCCTGTGGGTATCGGTCAAAATCAAAAGCACGGGGTACGTGGATTTGACCTTAAAGAATGGAAAGAAAGCATTTATCCCCGGGTAAGATTCAATGTCGACGCAAAGGTTCAGATCTTGGAAGCTGGTACAGTAGAATAG
- a CDS encoding oxidoreductase, whose protein sequence is MQPIKVGLVGYGFSGQSFHRPLLSHLEEFHIEAVLSSDEEKVLKDIKGTTVVSSLDDLLQQDIELVVITTPNHLHYRMIKQSLLADKHVVVEKPFVTNSVEGEELLALAKERGLHLSVFHNRRWDADFLTIQKLLKEEALGQIYTYEAHFDRFRPAIKDRWKENKIEGAGVLYDLGSHLLDQVLTLFGTPQWVQADVFPQRDPEKAEDYFHITLGYDVLRVQLYSRSIVLDPGPRYQVHGIKGSYMKHGMDRQEDDLKAGKNPLDEEWGLEDEEYWGTLTTLSGDEVTSEVIPSEKGDYTQFYLGIYGTLKGDKPLPVKPEDALHVIKIIEACKESAESKCVIKLK, encoded by the coding sequence ATGCAACCGATTAAAGTTGGATTAGTAGGATACGGTTTTTCAGGACAAAGTTTTCATCGACCGTTACTTTCTCATTTGGAGGAATTTCATATCGAAGCGGTGCTTTCTTCTGATGAGGAGAAAGTATTGAAAGACATTAAGGGTACAACAGTGGTTTCGTCCCTTGACGATTTACTTCAACAAGACATTGAATTAGTTGTGATCACAACACCAAACCATCTTCATTACCGGATGATTAAGCAGTCATTATTAGCTGATAAACATGTAGTGGTAGAGAAGCCGTTTGTGACGAATAGTGTGGAAGGGGAAGAGCTGCTGGCTTTAGCGAAAGAGAGAGGCTTGCATCTTTCCGTATTCCATAACCGCCGATGGGATGCCGATTTTTTAACCATCCAAAAATTACTTAAAGAAGAAGCTTTAGGACAAATCTATACATATGAAGCTCACTTCGACCGTTTCCGCCCGGCTATTAAAGATCGTTGGAAAGAAAATAAAATCGAGGGAGCCGGGGTGTTATATGATTTGGGCTCTCACCTCCTAGATCAAGTACTCACCCTGTTTGGTACACCACAATGGGTTCAGGCAGATGTGTTCCCGCAAAGGGATCCGGAAAAAGCGGAAGACTATTTCCACATTACACTCGGGTATGACGTATTGAGAGTGCAATTGTACTCCCGTTCTATAGTCCTTGACCCAGGACCTCGCTATCAGGTACATGGAATAAAAGGAAGCTACATGAAGCACGGAATGGATCGTCAGGAGGATGATCTAAAAGCAGGGAAAAACCCTCTTGATGAAGAGTGGGGATTGGAAGATGAAGAGTACTGGGGTACACTGACAACACTATCCGGGGATGAAGTGACTTCAGAAGTCATTCCTTCTGAAAAGGGCGATTATACTCAGTTCTATCTGGGGATATATGGAACCTTGAAGGGGGATAAACCTCTACCTGTAAAACCAGAGGATGCTTTACACGTGATAAAAATCATCGAAGCATGTAAAGAAAGTGCAGAGAGCAAATGTGTTATTAAACTGAAATAG
- a CDS encoding thioredoxin family protein, with translation MQSIKNKETFEDLISSAEPVIVKFHADWCPDCRRMDMFIDEIMEEFGQYKWYDINKDEFPEIAEKYDVMGIPSLLVYKNGEKIAHLHSANAKTPEQVTEFLSTL, from the coding sequence ATGCAATCAATCAAAAACAAAGAAACCTTTGAAGATTTAATCAGTTCAGCAGAGCCGGTGATCGTGAAATTCCACGCAGACTGGTGTCCCGACTGCCGTCGTATGGATATGTTCATTGATGAGATCATGGAAGAGTTCGGTCAATATAAATGGTACGACATCAATAAAGACGAATTTCCTGAAATCGCCGAAAAATATGACGTCATGGGCATCCCAAGCCTGCTTGTCTACAAAAACGGCGAAAAAATCGCTCACCTGCACAGCGCCAATGCCAAAACACCAGAACAAGTAACAGAATTCCTAAGCACACTATAA